From a region of the Oscillospiraceae bacterium genome:
- a CDS encoding HD domain-containing protein has protein sequence MGYTEHSFPHVIKAAEESSEILKALGYDERTCELARIAGYMHDLGNVVNRDGHAQTGACMAFRILEKLGMSPEETAEVVSAIGNHDESTATTVSPIAAALIIADKSDVRRSRVRAKNDLLHFDIHDRVNYAVYHSDLSVDTEKMTVTLKLNIDTSNCPVIDYFEIFLNRMTLCRKSAHYLGLRFRLIINDAEII, from the coding sequence ATGGGATATACCGAGCACTCGTTTCCCCATGTCATAAAAGCCGCGGAGGAATCATCTGAAATACTGAAAGCTCTCGGATATGACGAAAGAACATGCGAGCTTGCTCGTATTGCCGGATATATGCATGACCTTGGCAACGTAGTCAACCGTGACGGTCACGCACAGACAGGTGCCTGTATGGCATTCCGGATTCTGGAAAAGCTCGGCATGAGCCCCGAGGAAACGGCTGAGGTCGTTTCTGCCATCGGAAATCATGATGAAAGCACCGCAACGACAGTCAGTCCGATTGCCGCGGCTCTTATAATTGCGGACAAAAGCGATGTTCGCCGCTCCCGCGTCAGAGCGAAAAACGATCTGTTGCATTTCGATATACACGACCGGGTAAATTATGCTGTTTATCATTCCGATCTTTCGGTTGATACCGAGAAAATGACTGTTACTCTGAAATTGAACATTGATACGTCTAACTGCCCCGTTATTGATTATTTTGAAATATTTCTCAACCGTATGACTCTTTGCCGTAAATCCGC
- a CDS encoding PHP domain-containing protein gives MKIELHAHTSAVSRCAHSKPDLMVKTCKESGYDAVVVTEHYSNSHLSQCVGMSFDEMISAYMRGYYESRNEGEKIGLRVFFGIELCCDPGPNDYLIYGADEKFLRSAPVLPEMQLTDIIKILPESALVYQAHPFRDNMRITPPERLFGIEVFNGNLRHNSRNSFARLWAEKYGLNMISGSDYHDSGDPFCGGAEFYDNINSEAELVTALKSGKYELITDSRA, from the coding sequence ATGAAAATCGAACTACACGCGCACACCTCGGCGGTAAGCCGCTGCGCTCATTCAAAGCCTGATTTAATGGTAAAAACATGTAAAGAAAGCGGTTACGACGCGGTAGTCGTGACTGAGCATTACAGCAATAGCCATCTTTCTCAATGTGTCGGTATGAGCTTTGACGAAATGATTTCGGCATATATGCGGGGATATTACGAATCAAGAAATGAAGGTGAAAAAATCGGATTGAGGGTTTTCTTCGGTATTGAACTTTGCTGCGATCCGGGACCTAACGATTATCTGATATACGGAGCGGATGAGAAGTTCCTGCGCTCCGCGCCGGTTCTTCCCGAAATGCAGCTTACCGATATTATTAAAATTTTACCCGAAAGCGCTCTGGTTTATCAGGCTCATCCGTTCAGAGATAACATGAGAATAACGCCTCCCGAAAGGCTGTTCGGGATTGAAGTCTTCAATGGTAATCTCCGTCATAATTCACGCAATTCATTTGCGCGTTTATGGGCGGAAAAATACGGGCTTAATATGATATCCGGATCGGATTATCATGATTCCGGAGATCCGTTCTGCGGCGGAGCAGAGTTTTATGACAATATAAACAGCGAAGCGGAGCTCGTAACCGCTCTCAAAAGCGGAAAATACGAGCTGATCACCGACTCAAGAGCATAA